In Oncorhynchus keta strain PuntledgeMale-10-30-2019 chromosome 36, Oket_V2, whole genome shotgun sequence, the DNA window AATGCACCTTTCATTTGTTTGATTGTAAAGATGTGAATTTGCCTATTGCTATTTGGCATATGTGTCTGACTGTTTTATTTGTTCAATCTTTTGTAATGTCTGGTTGTACTCATGCAGAGTTTCTTTGCACTGAACGTTTCCCATTTTTTTTATTACCTGCTTGGTAGGTTATGAATTCTTATTTCTTATCAATGAGAACTTGTTTGTATGTCAAATCAATCCCCCCTCAGTATTACTTCCCCAGCTATGAAATCTGTGGGTttgatgtatttcaagtcctTTAAAGTACACTCAAATGAAGATAGATTGAATCATGGCCATGGGAGACAAAGAAGTTAGATTGCAACTTTAAATCAATCATTATCAAACATTTTCACTAAACCAAGGCAGCCAAGAATAAATAAATCGGTTGACACACCAACATTGACACATTGAAATGTTAACCTCTCCCCCAGTCAATGATTTAACTGTATTTAGTCAGATGAATGCCTGTTTCTTTTAGCTAATGTTTATCAAACTTTTGCATGAAAACTGTCACATTATCATGAAGAATAAAATGTATCGTTGATCTGAGTCTCCTGACTTCTCTTGTGGCGTAAACTGATAAGACCCGGGGATTTACACTAGATATGACATGAAAGAAAATCATAtagatgttgtaaatgactgccaCCATTGACTTTATCCAACTGAATAGCAGTCATGACTGCAATCGACCAACACAAAGGGCGAGTTCGACATTGCAGCCGACTTTAAAGGCGAGTCGAGATTGACAGATCTCCAAATGTCCTTGCATCGTAAATAACTACTCTGTTGGTGCGTTCCTTTGCCAAATCTTACAATGCCTGGATAGGTGTTTTAAATATCGGCTAACCACAAATGTTAGCAATCTGTCAGTTAATAACAGACGTGTTGGTCAAGTTCCGCTGATCAGATGTTGggatgcatcaaccaatggttgtgtgCTACGTGAGACTGACATATTTCTATAACATGATGTGGTTGGCTTatgtaaaatacctatccaggcattGTAAGATCTGGCAGGCGACGGCTGGGAAGAGAAACACGCCCGTtgtcagtcagtcacaatttacccatTTATCACGGTTTTGATGCTCTCGAACACGGCCACAATCACTACATAGAGCAACTGAGATCTGATATCTATAGACCTCTAGCTGTTTGGTTACAGTGGACATGATCTTTGATGCTGAAAATGATTTAGACATAGCATTACACTTTAGATGCTGTTTGGTAATTCCTTTTTCTCACTTCTATGAACCAAACTAATACAATTACATTTAACAAGACGGTTTTGATTTTGTTTGATAGCTCTGAAAATTGGATGCTGTCCCTTTAAAGGAATTGACCTTTCACTCACTTCCTATTACAACGATTGTACTTCCTGTGTAACTATGCGCATGTGGTAAACAAGAATAAGCATGGATTTTGCGAGTAAGTGGAGTAGTTTACTGACAAGTCCAAGCCTTAAACATTTAACAGAAGCAGGCTACGGCATACCGAAGGAAAAACAACATGCCGCTGTTCAGGACCTAACGAAGGCTCATATTGAGTCGTTTGACCAAGCAGTTTCAGAAGGACTGTGTCGTGCTGTACAGGTAGGCGAACTTTCACGTGGGACAGTCAGTGCTGTGTCAGCCGTGCCTCCCCAAGCCACAATGTTGGCCAAACGTATATTTTTAATATGTCTTGTGTCCACTTGCAAGTGGTGCGTTTAGGATTTTGAAAATGCTCCattattgaaataaataaatattttgctccatgaagtaatcaaatcaaagtttatttgtcacgtgagccgaatacaacaaccttacagtgaaatgcttacaggctttaaccaatagtgcaaaaaaaggtgttaggttaataagaaataaataaaacagtaaaaagacaggttaTAGTGTTAGGTTAATAAtaagaaataaataaaacagtaaaaagacaggttatatacaggcaccggttagtcgggctaattgaggtagtatgtacatgtagatatggttaaagtgactatgcatatatgatgaacagagagtagcagtagtgttaaagaggggttggcgggtggtgggacacaatgcagatagcccgggtcGCCACTGTGCGGGAGCCATTTGAATAcccgttcaggagtcttatggcttggtggtaaaaactgttgagaagcctttttgtcctagacttggcactccggtccAAGCCACAGAACAGTCTGTGGTTGGGGTCTTTGACACATTtttggaccttcctctgacaccgcctagaggtcctggatggcaggcagcttagccccagtgatgtgcttgtctgtatgcactaccctctgtagtgccttgcggtcagaggccgagcaatggccgtaccaggcagtgatgcagctgtagaaccttttgaggatctcaggacccatgccaattttttttttttgtcgtgccctctttacaactgtcttggtgtgtttggaccattctagtttgttgatgtggacaccgaggaacttgaagctctcaacctgccccactacagccccgttgatgagaatgggggcgtgctcggtcctccttttcctctagTCCTTAGtttggttatgttgagggataggttgttattttggaaccacacggccaggtctctgacctcctccctatatgctgtcttgtcattgtctgtgatcaggcctaccactgttgtcgtctgcaaacttaatgattgtgttggagtcgtgcttggccatgtagtcgtgggtgaacagggagtacaggaggggactgagctcCCACCCCTGTGGTGCTCCAGTGTTGAGTATCAGCGTTgcggatgtgttgctacctaccctcaccacctgggcgcggcccgtcaggaagtccagaatccagtttcagagggaggtgtatagtcccaggattcttagcttagtgatgcactttgagggtactatggtgttgaatgctgattcaaggaatagcattctcacataattgttccttttgtccaggtgggaaagggcagtgtggagtgcaatcgagattgcatcatctgtggatctgtttgggcggtatctaaattggaatgggtctagggtttctgggataatggtgttgatgtgagccattaccaacctttcaaagcacttcatggcttcgGACGTGAGTGCTgcggtctgtagtcatttaggcaggttgcctttgtgttcctgggcacagggactatgatggtctgcttgaaacatgttggtattacagactcaatcagggacatgctgaaaatgtcagtgaagacacctgacagttggtcagcacatgcccggcgCACAGGTCCtgataatccgtctggccccgcagccttgtgtatgttgacctgtttaaagataTTACTCACGTCGGGTACGGAGAGCGTGATcccacagtcgtccggaacagctaaatgctctcatgcatgcctcagtctTGCTTGCCTTGAAGCCAGCAAAGAAGTGATTGAGCTCATCTGGTAGgcccgtgtcactgggcagctcgcagctgtgcttcccttttgtagtctgtaatagtttgcaagccctgccacatccgacgaacgTCGGTGCCGGTGTAGtttgattcaatcttagccctgtattgacgctttgcctgtttgatggttcgtcgaagggcatagctggatttcttgtaagcttccgggttagagtcccacaccttgaaagcggaagctctacccttcagctcagtgcgaatgttgcctgtaatccatggcttctggtttgggtatGTACGCACAGTCACtttggggacgacgtcctcgatgcacttatttatTAAGCCAGTgattgatgtggtgtactcctcaatgccatcggaggaatcccggaacatgttccagtctgtgatagcaaaacagtcctgtagtttagcatctgcttcacctgaccacttttttttgatagaccaagtcactggtgcttcctgctttaattttagcttgtaggcaggaatcaggaggatagagttgtggttggatttaccaaatggagggcgaggaaatgctttgtacgcgtctctgtgtgtggagtacaggtgatctagaatttttttaCACCTCTGGTTGAACATTTAACAtgttggtagaactgatttaagtttccctgtattaaagtctctggccactaggagcgccgcctctgggtgagtggtttcctgtttgtttatttccttatacagctcactgagtgcggtcttagtgccagcatctgcctggtggtaaataaacagccactaaaagtatagctgaaaactctctagacACCCCTCATCTTACCTGAGTttgctgttctgtcttgccaGTGCAGagtatatcccgctagctgaatatccatgtcgtcatccagccacgattccgtgaaacataggatattacagtttttgatgtcccgttggtaggatatttgtgattgtacctcgtctaatttattgtccaatgattgcacgttggtgaGTAGTATTgatggtaacggcagctttcccagtCGCCTTTTCCGGGTCCTGACCCggcatccggctctttgtcctctgtacctgcgtcgcttcctcttgcaaataacggggTTGTCGGTCCtttggggtgtttggagaatgtcttgtGCGTCGTCTTTGTTgtagaaaaaatctttgtctaatcctaggtgagtgatcgctgtcctgatatccagaagctattttttgccgtaagatacggttgcagaaacaatACGTACAAAATAAGTTGCAAACAACGTGAAAAAcccccacataatagcacaattggttaggagaccgtaaaactGCCATTTCTTCTGGCGCCATTTTGTTAATCCAACAACTTGTACACCGCCGTCTAGTCTATTTCAAATCTTGTCATTAATTAAGACAGGGGTGTCATGACATGCAGCACTTTGGGGAAGACCCACCTGTTTCAATCAATGAGAGATTTGAAATTGACATGGTCAAGGTTGGTTGAAAATGATGTGCTACACAACCGTACCTAACGTGTAATTCACAGTAATGGATACCAACATTTTTGGGTTGTTACACCAGATAATGTGAAGTTAATCTGTAACTATGCAGCAACCTGGTTGTAGTTTATATCTGTCATGCAAAACCATGGGTTTGGAGAGTTCATGTAAAAATGTTTGTTCCTTTTCTCCTTTTCAGGCCATCCGTCCCTTGGAGTTTATGTTTAAAAATGACCGGATCAGCCTGGCATTTGTGGAGGCCACCATCTTTAAACCAGTGGTGGGCAAAGGAAGCATCTGCCGGGACCTGAGGGTGTTCCCAGCAGAGTGCAGAGGGAGACGCTGCTCCTACCGGGGGAAGCTTGTGGTAAGCTTGCCtgcaaacccaacacctgtaCCATATGGATTGTATATGACGGTCAAGACGAGGTCTTTCTACAATCTATCACAAGACTTGCCCATTGTGATGAATTTAAGTTTTGTGCTGTGATTCTTCACAGGCAGATGTCAGCTGGTCCGTGAATGGGGTTCCCAAAGGCATCATCAAGCAGTCTCTGGGCCAGTTGCCCATCATGGTGAAGTCTAGGCTGTGTAACCTACATGGGCTCCCTCCCAAAGAGCTCATTGAGCACCATGAGGAGGCTGAGGTAGGAGAATGGCACGCTTCCTACCCATGCTGTGGCAGGGTTTCCTTTAGCCGGTAATAGCTGGCTTTTGGGCGTAGAAAAATAAAGCAGTTAAATAAAATTGCCATCGACCAATTGTCTGGGAGAAGAAAGAAAAAACCCATTGCGAAATAAGGCTTTTTAGCCTATTCATTGATAGAAATACCAGtttatgtaaatacatttgaccgGTCATGCTTGTCGGTCTATGAGTTAATTTGCATAAATCCGTGGAATTAAATTGCCATGTGTGCATATTAGTTATCTTATCACATGGGCACGGCatacagatacagagcctttgAACGGAAAATCTGTCAGGCAGCACTTTTACACGCCCAGTCATTGTGCAACGATTCTAAATGCACTCGTGTGTTAAATATAGCTAatatttttatttctcaactggtaattgaagcGGCCTCTCCATTCGCCATTCAAATGCATAGtcaacagaaggcaggcttcatcagcgcatcacacaccactttgcaatgagctggaggcagtatgcattttgaaaacctATAgctacttaattgtttgaaacggTAACGTTTTAgtacatattatgaggcatgttttACCTTGCTTTAAAGTAGCCTAGGAAAAATCTGACCAAATCCGTGAAGGCAGTTATTTCATAGACTtccatatgccattgaaaccagtagcctAATTCTCattttctattggttttcaacTATCTTTCATTGTCCAGTAGCCAAATGCATTACTCCGCTGCTGATGTTAAGAagtaatagtttatcaacatttttaaACTAAACATTCTGATCTGATGCATCAGATATATTgctttttaacattttatttttttcatgtaACCTAGGCCTATTGGTTGTGTGAATTTGATCTATATCGTCCCTGAGTCTGTTTGGGCTATTTCCTTCTAggcaagctgaccaatagaatatgTAAACTTTTCTTCTATGGGGatagtagactaacaggctcatagGTTGCTGTTTTTTTCCATCCAAAGAAATCTGCGTTATTATTAGCCTAATTTATGACTATTCCGTCTACTTATTACATTATGAATAGTAGGCCTGCAAATGCGATGATACATGGAATGCTTTATTAAATGGTGCATTTTAATGGTGAAATTCATTCCCCAAACTTTAACGTCACGCTCCCTGGGTGGCCACCCAAATCAGGTTATGTACCCAATGCATACATGTCcggtaaattaaaatgctgccGGTCAAATGTCCTGCGCTACATTTTCACAACGGAAAACCCTGATCTGTGGGAACCAGTCAATCTGATCATTTATGCTTTGACGCAAAAATCAAGGCACATTTTTCTGCTTTTACACTTACATTTTACAGTTTGCAATGCGTCTTTACATTTCTTTAgattcaatctctctttctctccatcctcattGAAACAGGAAATGGGTGGTTATTTTATTGTGAATGGGAACGAGAAGGTTATTCGCATGCTGATCATGCCAAGGAGGAACTACCCTATCGCTATGTCAAGGCCGAAGTGGAAGAACAGAGGCCAGGGATACACTCAGTATGGTACGCAAGGCAGTTGATGTACAGAATGTAGAGGGTGTTAATGTACAAGCCGAACATTGCATTGTTGGAGCAGTTGAGTCCCATGGCCTACTATAAGTAGCCTAACATTTGATTATCGCAGTCCTATCGCCTTGATGCAGACATAAGCTAAAGCTATTCtttgtctgtctccccaggtgtCTCAATGCACTGTGTGAAGGAGGAGCACACCGCTATCAATATGAACCTGCATTACCTGGACAATGGGACTGTGATGCTCAACTTCATATACCAGAAAGagctcttcttcctccccctgggCTTTGCACTAAAGGTGAGATGGAGCAGTGATATTTGGAATAGGACTTTGCATGTGACATTAGTCTGTCCACTAGGTTTTTATGCACGCAACACATAAGAATGTTATGAGAATTGGGACATATGGCCTATACTGTATGAAATTACAGTATATATTTAACATTTTAACCACATTGCCTTTCTGTTTTGGCCAGGCTCTAGTGGACTTCACAGACTTCCAGATTTACCAGGAGCTGATCAAAGGTCGTGAGGCGAACTCCTTCTACAAGAGCTGTGTGTCTGAGATGCTGCGACTCGTCATGGAGGAGGGCTGCATCACCCGTGGCAAGGTGCTCAACTACCTGGGCGAGCGCTTCCGGGTCAAGATGAACCTGCCAGAGTGGTACACCCATGAACAGTGTGCCAACTACCTGCTAGagtaagtgtttgtgtgtgttattaaaaacttcaccatgctcaaagtgatattcaatgtctgcttttaatttttttttttacccatctaccaatgggtgcacttctttgcgaggcattggaaaacctccctggtctttacagttgaatctgtgtttgaaattcacggctcgactgagggaccttacaattatctgtatgtgtggggtacagagatgaggtagtcattcaaaaagtaatgcagtccatgcaacttatgtgacttgttaagcaaatgtttactattgaacttatttaggcttgccataacaaaggggttgaattcttattgactcaagacatttcagcttttcatttttaattgcATTCTAAAGACATTGACCGGGTCAGCTCTAGCATGGCAGAAATTTGGTGAACTGAATTGTTGGAAAGGTGCCATCCtgtgacagtgccacgttgaaagtcactgagctcttcagtacgtgCCATTCTACCTCCAATGttggtctatggagattgcatggcggtgtgctcgatttttatacacctgtccgccactggtgtagctgaaatagccgaatacaCAAATTTTAAGGGGTGTCGACATACTTTTTGCCATGTAGTGAATGCCTATAGCAGATACTTATTATGATGACTTAGTCATGAGTgggtatattttatttttttggtgTATGGGTGATCCTTGGAATCTAACCAACTATCCTgacgttgcaagcaccatgctctaccaacacacacacacacacacacactctttatgGAATGTGTcgtatctctctctgttcagCCAGTGCATCTGTATCCACCTGAGGTCGGACGTGGAGAAGTTCTACCTGCTGTGTCTGATGACGCGGAAGCTATTCACATTTGCCAAGCAGGAGTGCATGGAGGAGAACCCGGACAGTCTGATGTGTCAGGAGGTGCTCACGCCAGGACGGCTCTACCTAATGTTTCTCAAGGTCAGTTCAGACATCAGGACAGCCCTGCGCTGGACTACTGACAAATGATGAACAGTTCTGGATCTGACGTATTGGTGAATCAAAAGCAATTTATTGTCAATATACTACAACATTGTGGGCAACAGAAGTTGTCGTGTTTGGCATGGGTAATGTAAAAACACCACAACAATGTCAGGCCAGAATGCTAGCGGTGAAACCTTGACTGTAAGGCCTTGGTATTAAAATCACACTCTAGTTGTCCTCCAGGTCATATAATTTGTCTGTCGGATGTGTTTTAACCATTTGCAATGTGATAATAGGAGAAGATGGCTGCCTGGATGGTGTCTGTGAAACTGTCCATGGACAAGAGGGCCCATAGGCTGACTGGTGGGGTGAGCTCTGATAATCTGGTGAAGATGTTCAACATGGGCTCTGATGTTACCCATCCCTTTGAGTATCTGCTAGCCACTGGGAATCTCACTTCGAAGACGGGTATGCTGTGATACAAAACATTCTACTTATTTGTCATTACAACGTATCCACTGTTCTATTTTTCTCTATTTTACTTGGAGTTATGCAGATATACATGACGTGTATAAGTTACCTAGAAACACATGCTGGTCCTGAGATCCTGTTCCTCTTCCCTCCTGCCGTCAGGTCTGGGCATGCTCCAGAACACGGGACTGTGTGTGGTGGCCGACAAGCTCAACTTCATCCGATACCTGTCCCACTTCCGCTGCGTGCACAGAGGGGCAGCCTTTGCCAAGATGAGGACCACCTCCGTACGTCGTCTGCTGCCCGAGTCCTGGGGCTTCTTGTGCCCCGTGCACACCCCCGACGGAGAGCCCTGCGGCCTCATGAACCACATGACGGCCCACTGTGAAATCATAGCCCCGGCCCTGCCCACCACCAccctccctgccctgctctgctccctcggtgagtacagacaaacctGGGAATTGTGAATGTGCAGCTAGCTGCCTCACTATGGCGTCCTCCATGACGTAGCCCATGTTGGAGATCAGAGACGATGCTGTTGGTTCCAATGGGGTAGTTGTACATGACAAACACTGAACATGTGTCCAAAGTGAAACACAAAGGCCTGGGATTCAACGTGACAggatattacagacagacaattaGCATGCAGCTGGAACCTATTGGGTCATAAGGTTTATTCGTACATACATGTGAAAATGCTCAGTCATTTATATGCGGTTGTGTTGTCCCATCGTTCTCCTCCAGGTGTGACTCCTGTGGATGGTTCTCCTGGCAGGGCCTACACTGACTGCTATCCTGTGCTCCTGGATGGTGCCATGGTGGGTTGGGTAGAGACTGATCTGGCCCCCTTCCTCGCAGACTCCCTCCGCAGGTTCAAGGTAAGGCAGGGCATCTCACAACCATCTGCAGTTATAACATGGGTTTGATCATCACTCACTTA includes these proteins:
- the LOC118369528 gene encoding DNA-directed RNA polymerase I subunit RPA2, encoding MDFASKWSSLLTSPSLKHLTEAGYGIPKEKQHAAVQDLTKAHIESFDQAVSEGLCRAVQAIRPLEFMFKNDRISLAFVEATIFKPVVGKGSICRDLRVFPAECRGRRCSYRGKLVADVSWSVNGVPKGIIKQSLGQLPIMVKSRLCNLHGLPPKELIEHHEEAEEMGGYFIVNGNEKVIRMLIMPRRNYPIAMSRPKWKNRGQGYTQYGVSMHCVKEEHTAINMNLHYLDNGTVMLNFIYQKELFFLPLGFALKALVDFTDFQIYQELIKGREANSFYKSCVSEMLRLVMEEGCITRGKVLNYLGERFRVKMNLPEWYTHEQCANYLLDQCICIHLRSDVEKFYLLCLMTRKLFTFAKQECMEENPDSLMCQEVLTPGRLYLMFLKEKMAAWMVSVKLSMDKRAHRLTGGVSSDNLVKMFNMGSDVTHPFEYLLATGNLTSKTGLGMLQNTGLCVVADKLNFIRYLSHFRCVHRGAAFAKMRTTSVRRLLPESWGFLCPVHTPDGEPCGLMNHMTAHCEIIAPALPTTTLPALLCSLGVTPVDGSPGRAYTDCYPVLLDGAMVGWVETDLAPFLADSLRRFKVLKEKKIPPWTEIVLVPQTSKASMYPGLYLFTTPCRMVRPVHNLALGQQELIGTFEQLYINVGISEDEIEPGVTTHQELFLHSMLSVVANFIPYSDHNQSPRNMYQCQMGKQTMGFPLHSFQDRSDNKLYRLQTPQSPLVRPVMYDHYNMDNYPIGTNAIVAVISYTGYDMEDAMILNKSSWERGFGHGCVYKTELVDLAQKMKGEDNLVFGVKPGDSKVMDKLDADGLPSIGAVLQHGDPFYSYINLNTGQTFVNFYKSQESCVVDNIKVCSNDVGSGRFKRVCITVRVPRNPTIGDKFASRHGQKGILSRLWPAEDMPFTESGMTPDILFNPHGFPSRMTIGMLIESMAGKSGALHGLCHDATPFTFSEENSALEHFGDMLRAAGYNHYGTERLYSGLSGLELEADIFIGVVYYQRLRHMVSDKFQVRTTGARDKVTNQPVGGRNIQGGIRFGEMERDALLAHGTSFLLHDRLFNCSDRSVAQVCVDCGSLLSPLLEKPPPFWSATRHRKTVCLLCGKSDSIDTVSVPYVFRYFVAELAAMNIKIKLDVK